In Gossypium arboreum isolate Shixiya-1 chromosome 6, ASM2569848v2, whole genome shotgun sequence, the following are encoded in one genomic region:
- the LOC108464957 gene encoding uncharacterized protein LOC108464957 isoform X2 yields the protein MLLRSSSTPILNSWWPNSKVCSISSPEPEFGALQRTSSISFHSPSSNDDHKLSKPLNLADNSIQNDVPKPRKSMGKAIIATPHSLHEQAKQETDGDKELESEPKSCRIRRQLFSSSGLGEPVGDGEDSGAVMQTLVMGGGEENGGGKICGGGGSGGGVGGVGSGFFESDSTDVYYQKMVEANPGNPLLLGNYAKFLKEIRGDYSRAEEYCGRAILANPDDGNLLALYADLIWHNQNDIQRAKSYFEQAVKTAPND from the exons ATGCTGCTGAGAAGCTCGTCAACACCAATCTTAAACTCATGGTGGCCAAATTCAAAAGTCTGTTCAATTTCATCACCAGAACCAGAATTTGGAGCTCTTCAAAGAACCAGCTCAATCTCATTTCACTCCCCTTCTTCCAATGATGATCATAAGCTTAGTAAACCACTAAACTTAGCTGACAACAGTATCCAAAACGATGTACCAAAACCAAGAAAAAGCATGGGGAAAGCCATAATAGCAACACCTCACTCTCTCCACGAACAGGCAAAGCAAGAAACAGATGGAGACAAAGAGTTAGAATCAGAACCCAAATCTTGTAGGATACGAAGACAACTTTTTTCAAGTTCTGGGTTGGGGGAACCAGTAGGTGATGGTGAAGATAGTGGTGCTGTGATGCAAACACTGGTTATGGGCGGTGGAGAAGAAAATGGTGGTGGTAAAATCTGTGGAGGAGGAGGATCAGGGGGCGGCGTTGGTGGTGTCGGGTCGGGGTTCTTTGAGAGTGATAGCACTGACGTTTACTATCAGAAGATGGTTGAAGCCAATCCTGGCAATCCACTTTTGCTTGGCAATTATGCCAAGTTCTTGAAAGAG ATTAGAGGAGATTATAGCAGAGCAGAGGAGTACTGCGGCAGAGCAATTCTGGCGAACCCTGATGATGGGAATTTGTTGGCACTTTATGCTGATCTAATTTGGCATAACCAGAATGACATTCAAAGAGCCAAAAGTTACTTTGAACAAGCTGTTAAGACTGCCCCAAATGACTG